A genome region from Pseudanabaena sp. Chao 1811 includes the following:
- a CDS encoding diguanylate cyclase domain-containing protein: protein MLSNLTPENSNSKNNQIDTSSDEDDKITFHDEDDLVLESSHNLDINPQELDIDKWKVIIADDDPDVHRATRIALKNLVFEGKLVVFFSAYSGEECKRLITDTHPDAALVLLDVVMETNNAGLNLVKYIREELNNHQIRIILRTGHPGEAPEESVILNYDINDYKLKIELTRQNLLTTVLASLRAYRDITIIEQQKIKLAQAFKNLQKVQLQLEEYTYSLEKKIADRTSALELANRRLQRLAQIDGLTQVANRRCFDEYWLQQWNMLQQEQQPISLMLIDIDYFKNYNDHYGHLAGDECLRQVAQGISNLLMRPQDLVARYGGEEFVVVLPHTQIEGAKKVAEQIIAVINDLNFTHVKSLVSDRITLSIGISCVVPNSNLLVDMPISLADKALYQAKREGRNRIVLALDS, encoded by the coding sequence ATGTTATCTAATTTGACTCCAGAAAATTCTAATTCAAAAAACAACCAAATAGATACATCTAGTGATGAAGATGATAAAATCACTTTTCATGATGAAGATGATCTAGTTCTAGAATCCTCCCATAATTTAGATATAAACCCTCAAGAATTAGATATAGATAAATGGAAAGTAATAATTGCTGATGATGACCCTGATGTACATCGGGCAACACGGATAGCTCTTAAAAATCTTGTATTTGAAGGTAAGTTAGTAGTTTTCTTTTCTGCTTATTCAGGAGAAGAATGTAAGCGATTAATTACAGATACTCATCCTGATGCCGCTTTGGTTTTGTTAGATGTAGTTATGGAAACTAACAATGCAGGATTAAACTTAGTCAAGTATATTCGGGAAGAATTAAATAATCATCAAATCCGTATTATTTTGCGAACAGGTCATCCGGGGGAAGCTCCTGAAGAGTCAGTGATACTTAATTACGATATTAATGATTACAAGCTAAAGATAGAATTAACTCGTCAAAATCTACTGACAACAGTACTGGCATCCCTTAGGGCTTATCGAGATATCACGATCATAGAGCAGCAAAAAATTAAACTCGCACAAGCTTTTAAAAATTTGCAAAAAGTACAACTGCAACTGGAAGAATATACTTATAGTCTGGAAAAGAAAATTGCGGATCGGACTTCAGCTCTAGAGCTAGCAAATCGAAGACTTCAGCGACTAGCACAAATAGATGGATTAACTCAAGTAGCAAATCGTCGTTGCTTTGATGAATATTGGCTCCAACAGTGGAATATGCTCCAGCAGGAGCAGCAACCCATCTCATTGATGTTGATCGATATAGACTATTTTAAGAACTATAATGATCATTATGGACATTTAGCTGGAGATGAATGTTTACGGCAAGTTGCTCAAGGAATTAGTAACTTATTAATGCGTCCTCAAGATTTGGTAGCACGTTATGGTGGGGAAGAGTTTGTGGTGGTATTACCCCATACCCAAATCGAAGGAGCAAAGAAGGTCGCTGAGCAAATCATAGCAGTAATTAATGATCTCAATTTTACTCATGTCAAATCCTTAGTCAGCGATCGCATTACTTTGAGTATTGGTATTTCCTGTGTTGTTCCTAATTCTAATCTTTTGGTGGATATGCCGATTTCTTTGGCTGACAAAGCTCTCTATCAGGCGAAACGGGAAGGACGCAATCGTATTGTTTTGGCGTTAGACAGCTAA
- a CDS encoding ATP-binding protein → MEENEDKIKRLEKENRILKKKLERSEIDRSSLETTNRNKETLLKKVICDLQEYQVILEKKSLDLEQTLNDLSLMQNKLVEAEKMAALGSLVAGVAHEINTPVGTSITLASTLRDETQLLITLVETGCLKKSLLNHYIEVASEVSSLILSNLNRAGELVHSFKQVAVDQANSEKRNFKVKEYIEEVVISISPKFKQNLYKVAITGDDLINIYSYPGALAQVITNLVDNSTLHAYLPEQSGNIHIEVHKQADQVIIKYKDDGFGIDPQISGRIFEPFFTTAREKGGTGLGLHITYNLVTQKLQGSIDCESEIGKGTLFTITLPNSINS, encoded by the coding sequence ATGGAAGAGAATGAAGATAAAATCAAAAGGTTAGAGAAAGAGAATCGGATTCTCAAAAAGAAATTAGAACGTTCAGAAATTGATCGCTCCAGTCTCGAAACTACTAATCGCAATAAAGAGACTTTGCTCAAAAAAGTGATTTGTGATTTACAGGAATATCAAGTCATTCTCGAAAAGAAAAGCCTTGATCTAGAACAAACCTTAAATGATTTATCACTTATGCAGAATAAATTAGTTGAGGCGGAAAAGATGGCAGCTTTGGGCAGTTTAGTCGCTGGTGTTGCCCATGAAATCAACACTCCCGTAGGAACAAGTATCACCCTTGCCTCTACCTTGAGGGATGAGACTCAGTTGTTAATCACATTGGTAGAAACTGGTTGTCTCAAGAAGTCACTATTAAATCATTATATAGAAGTTGCCTCAGAAGTAAGTAGTTTAATCCTGAGTAATTTAAATCGGGCTGGTGAATTAGTGCATAGTTTTAAGCAAGTTGCTGTCGATCAAGCTAATTCCGAGAAAAGAAATTTTAAAGTCAAAGAATATATAGAAGAAGTCGTAATCAGTATTTCTCCTAAATTTAAACAGAATTTATATAAAGTAGCGATTACAGGTGATGACTTGATTAATATCTATAGCTATCCCGGAGCTTTAGCCCAAGTAATTACTAATTTAGTAGATAATTCTACTCTTCATGCTTACTTACCTGAGCAGTCTGGGAATATTCATATTGAGGTTCACAAACAAGCAGATCAAGTAATTATTAAATACAAAGATGATGGTTTTGGGATTGACCCACAAATATCTGGTCGAATATTTGAACCATTTTTTACCACTGCTCGCGAGAAAGGTGGAACAGGATTAGGTCTACACATTACCTATAATTTAGTTACTCAAAAATTACAAGGAAGTATTGATTGTGAAAGTGAAATCGGAAAAGGTACACTATTTACTATAACTTTGCCAAATTCTATAAATTCTTAG
- a CDS encoding DUF928 domain-containing protein, translated as MSSVSHLSKKILVASVFSCLVTSTAILAPLNLFSPLAQAQSRRVVYVPPSDLDAPKTSASGITRSSGCLISCLIALVPNLEINKNPVPRTISERPIIYFLSPKHRGSVRFRLYEDSAETPNKPIYQTSFDINNDAGIIAFKLPEDAPTLAIGKIYSWEFTVLTATNKTPYGSATIPDNKTVYGSVRRILPTKKLTEQLSKLSKPIDRAALFAQESLWFETLTTLADAQRTVPKSSEVTDEWIAILKSASLDRVLSYAFVSQK; from the coding sequence ATGTCTTCTGTATCACATTTGTCAAAAAAAATATTAGTAGCATCGGTTTTTTCTTGCCTAGTTACTAGTACAGCCATTCTTGCACCCCTAAACCTATTTTCCCCTTTAGCTCAAGCGCAGTCCCGTAGAGTCGTCTATGTCCCCCCTAGTGATCTTGATGCGCCTAAGACTTCAGCATCAGGTATTACACGCAGTTCAGGTTGTCTCATTTCTTGTTTAATTGCTTTGGTTCCAAATTTAGAAATAAATAAGAACCCAGTTCCTCGAACTATTTCTGAACGTCCTATAATCTATTTTCTCAGTCCTAAACATCGTGGATCGGTAAGATTCCGTCTTTATGAAGATAGTGCCGAAACACCCAATAAACCCATTTATCAAACTTCCTTCGATATCAATAATGATGCAGGGATCATTGCTTTCAAATTACCTGAAGATGCTCCGACACTAGCAATTGGAAAAATATATTCATGGGAGTTTACAGTTCTCACTGCAACCAATAAAACACCCTATGGCAGCGCGACGATACCTGACAATAAGACAGTGTATGGCTCAGTACGTCGCATTTTACCAACGAAAAAATTGACAGAGCAACTATCAAAACTATCAAAACCTATTGATCGAGCGGCTTTGTTTGCTCAAGAAAGCCTGTGGTTTGAGACCTTGACGACTTTGGCAGATGCGCAACGAACTGTACCCAAAAGCTCTGAAGTTACTGATGAATGGATAGCGATATTAAAGTCAGCAAGTCTTGATCGCGTTCTTTCATATGCTTTTGTCTCACAAAAGTGA
- a CDS encoding FIST signal transduction protein produces the protein MFKVAVGHSNDPDSLEAINETLEQCLISLGGVLPRAGILFAAIDFDYSLILQRINDTFPNIELIGGSTDGEVSSVLEFQQDSITLMLFCSDEIEIRAAIGKNVSQNPVEIARQSIESIKQQLTLPIKFCITMIESLTTSTVSILQGLDLALKNIPIFGGATADQWRYKQTYQFYKNEVLSDAVVTLLFAGNIVFSHGRSGGWRPIGKRSLVTKVDKNIIYEIDHKPALDFYYYYLNIDEPDSVYPLAVFPPDEENFFLRGAISYDKNTGSITVSGDIPENSIVQITDTCLEDVIAASQTSFAEAKANYAGQSPEAALLFSCAWRRQILGTRANEEYQAIADLSTPVLPSCGFYTYGEISPLSEHGQTFFHNTTFLTLLLGN, from the coding sequence ATGTTCAAAGTAGCTGTTGGTCACAGTAATGATCCTGACAGTTTGGAAGCTATTAATGAAACTTTAGAACAATGCCTCATATCGCTTGGTGGAGTACTACCACGAGCAGGTATCTTATTTGCCGCGATCGATTTTGACTATAGCTTGATTCTGCAACGCATTAATGACACATTTCCCAATATCGAACTGATTGGAGGCTCTACGGATGGTGAAGTCTCTTCTGTTTTGGAATTTCAGCAAGACTCGATAACCTTAATGCTTTTCTGTTCCGATGAAATCGAAATTCGGGCAGCCATTGGCAAAAATGTTTCTCAAAATCCCGTGGAAATTGCCCGTCAATCGATTGAATCAATAAAGCAACAACTTACCTTACCAATCAAGTTTTGTATTACCATGATCGAGAGCTTGACTACGAGTACAGTTTCGATTTTGCAAGGTTTAGACTTAGCCCTTAAGAATATCCCAATCTTTGGAGGAGCTACTGCTGACCAATGGCGATATAAACAGACTTATCAATTTTATAAAAATGAAGTACTTAGCGATGCTGTCGTAACCCTATTATTTGCTGGAAATATTGTTTTTTCTCATGGTAGGTCTGGTGGATGGAGACCAATTGGGAAACGGAGCTTAGTTACCAAAGTTGATAAAAATATCATCTATGAAATAGACCATAAACCTGCCTTAGATTTTTATTATTATTATCTAAATATTGACGAGCCAGATTCTGTCTATCCTTTAGCAGTATTTCCGCCTGATGAAGAAAACTTTTTTCTACGCGGAGCTATTTCCTACGATAAAAATACAGGTAGCATCACTGTTTCAGGGGATATTCCTGAAAATTCGATTGTCCAAATTACTGATACCTGCCTTGAAGATGTGATTGCCGCATCACAAACTTCTTTCGCTGAGGCAAAAGCAAATTATGCAGGTCAATCTCCAGAGGCGGCTCTTCTTTTCTCCTGCGCTTGGCGTAGACAAATTTTGGGGACTAGAGCCAATGAGGAATATCAAGCGATCGCAGATTTGTCCACACCAGTTCTCCCCAGTTGTGGATTTTATACCTATGGAGAAATTTCGCCGTTAAGTGAGCATGGACAAACTTTTTTCCATAACACAACGTTTTTAACTCTACTACTTGGTAACTAG
- a CDS encoding CHASE2 domain-containing protein, whose protein sequence is MAIRSQLKNVLWKWRGIAIAAPTISILAIGLRIIGVLEPLELAMLDQFFRWRSPEPEDSRIVIIGIDEADVRQYAWPIDDALLTQLLDKVRKQKPRAIGLDLARDKPVGAGYSQLEALFKSTPNLVGATKTADLVDSNFAIASSNINPPPALPPEQIGAINLPVDTDGRVRRGLLALRSSDGKVSPSFSLQISLLYLDGEKIVPFEKALNPPRLRTNDGGYSHADVGGHQFIVNYRRSLNGFQTVRMADVLEGKIAPDLLRDRVVMIGVTAVSLRDWFFTPLDSGIGSTRIFTSGIEVHAQLVSHILSSSLDGRVGIHTWEKHWEWLWIFGWSLTGSLLIWQWRNVKVKEREFQLLMLRSLSVLALGGSLFAACFIALGYGWWLPFVPAMIGFLGGGAIVTSYLAITAAQIRAYFSRYLTDAVVKSLLETPEGLKFGGDRRKVTILMCDLRGFSTISEKMPPEKVVEILNVFLGTMTEAIATYQGTIDEFIGDAILVLFGAPIHREDDAARAVASAIAMQLAMRSVNAQLTQLGLPEIAMGIGINTGEVVAGNIGSHSRAKYAVVGNHVNLTARIESYTVGGQILISETTYNEIQAIVKTNGSMEVEPKGVSHPISIYDICGIGGIYNLELPSINDSLQILPQPIAITYRILEEKHLGTEIFEGEIRRLSPYGAEILAKEDLPVLTNIKLHLQVSAPDQLNPSQTVTIEGEIYAKVLKHHQPDQATSDKLELENNLTISAISQQRSHPIKQIYLHFTTVPNDLKAWINWQTSI, encoded by the coding sequence ATGGCGATTCGCTCCCAATTAAAAAATGTCTTATGGAAATGGCGAGGCATTGCGATCGCTGCACCGACAATCTCCATATTGGCGATTGGATTGCGGATAATTGGAGTGCTAGAGCCATTGGAATTAGCAATGCTCGATCAGTTCTTTCGGTGGCGATCGCCTGAGCCTGAAGATAGCCGTATTGTGATTATTGGCATTGATGAAGCAGATGTCCGTCAATATGCTTGGCCCATTGATGATGCTTTACTGACCCAATTATTAGACAAAGTACGTAAACAAAAACCACGGGCGATCGGTCTTGATCTTGCCCGTGATAAACCTGTCGGTGCTGGCTATTCACAACTGGAAGCCTTGTTTAAAAGTACGCCAAATCTAGTTGGTGCAACCAAAACAGCCGATCTCGTTGATTCTAATTTTGCGATCGCCAGTTCTAATATTAATCCCCCACCTGCCCTTCCTCCCGAACAAATTGGGGCAATCAATCTTCCAGTTGATACCGATGGTAGGGTTCGCAGAGGTTTGCTAGCTTTACGTTCATCCGATGGCAAAGTTTCCCCTAGTTTCAGCTTACAAATATCTTTACTCTATCTAGATGGCGAAAAAATAGTTCCCTTTGAGAAAGCGCTCAATCCCCCCAGATTACGCACCAATGATGGAGGCTATAGCCATGCTGATGTAGGTGGACATCAATTTATCGTGAACTATCGTCGCTCTCTTAATGGTTTTCAGACTGTACGGATGGCAGATGTGCTAGAAGGTAAAATTGCCCCTGATTTACTGCGCGATCGCGTGGTGATGATTGGCGTAACAGCAGTCAGTTTAAGGGATTGGTTTTTCACTCCCCTTGATAGCGGCATTGGCAGTACCCGCATCTTTACCTCAGGAATTGAAGTTCATGCCCAACTAGTGAGTCATATTCTGAGTAGTTCTCTTGACGGACGTGTAGGAATTCACACTTGGGAAAAGCATTGGGAATGGTTATGGATTTTTGGTTGGTCGTTGACTGGTTCCCTCTTAATTTGGCAATGGCGTAATGTCAAGGTAAAGGAACGCGAATTTCAGCTTTTAATGTTGCGATCGCTCAGTGTATTAGCACTGGGTGGCAGTCTCTTTGCTGCTTGTTTTATTGCCTTAGGCTATGGTTGGTGGTTGCCCTTTGTGCCTGCAATGATTGGCTTTTTAGGTGGTGGTGCAATCGTGACCAGCTATCTAGCAATTACGGCAGCGCAAATTCGGGCTTACTTTAGTCGCTATTTAACTGATGCTGTCGTCAAAAGTTTATTAGAAACCCCCGAAGGTCTCAAATTTGGAGGCGATCGCCGCAAAGTCACAATTCTCATGTGCGATCTCCGTGGTTTCTCAACTATTTCCGAGAAAATGCCTCCCGAAAAAGTAGTAGAAATTCTCAATGTATTTTTAGGAACGATGACCGAGGCGATCGCTACCTATCAAGGCACCATTGATGAATTTATCGGTGATGCCATTTTGGTTCTCTTTGGTGCGCCCATCCATCGTGAAGATGATGCGGCAAGGGCAGTCGCTAGTGCGATCGCGATGCAACTTGCCATGCGATCGGTAAATGCCCAACTCACCCAACTAGGCTTACCAGAAATCGCGATGGGAATTGGCATTAATACGGGCGAAGTGGTTGCAGGCAATATCGGTTCCCATTCGCGGGCGAAATATGCTGTTGTTGGCAATCATGTCAATCTCACGGCAAGGATTGAATCCTATACTGTCGGTGGTCAGATTTTGATATCGGAAACAACCTATAACGAAATACAGGCGATCGTCAAAACTAATGGCTCAATGGAAGTGGAACCTAAGGGCGTGTCGCATCCCATTTCAATCTACGATATTTGTGGCATTGGCGGTATTTATAATCTCGAACTTCCTTCTATTAATGATTCTCTACAAATATTGCCTCAGCCAATTGCAATTACCTATCGTATTTTAGAAGAGAAACATCTCGGCACAGAAATCTTTGAAGGTGAGATCCGACGACTATCACCCTACGGAGCAGAGATCTTGGCGAAAGAGGATCTACCTGTATTAACTAACATCAAACTACATCTTCAAGTGTCTGCTCCTGACCAACTCAATCCTTCTCAAACCGTCACAATCGAAGGCGAAATCTATGCCAAAGTCTTAAAGCATCATCAACCCGATCAAGCAACATCAGATAAATTGGAATTAGAGAACAATCTCACGATTTCTGCAATTTCTCAACAGCGATCGCATCCTATCAAACAAATTTATCTACATTTCACTACAGTCCCTAACGATCTCAAAGCGTGGATTAACTGGCAAACAAGTATCTAA
- a CDS encoding CHAT domain-containing protein → MTNQGYAIAISFLICLMTPSTSLATGISNPVFPSQDVRSTADELVQTGVQQFLDQKFDQAIASWQQALRLYQQQQNSKGELNVLEIMAEASKRLGKYEQAIAYLQKSLDLAQSVGDRQAEANALGNLGNNYRVVGNYVKAIELHNQGLAIRKELGDRQGEGQVLASLGNIYYDLGNYDKADALYRQSLKIAQSVGNNTGVVLLLNSLGLIAATREEYTEAIDYYKQSLMIAQKIGLRSAVGEALNNVGSGYHVQKKYKEAIAYYEQALAVGKEIKNPRIEGAAIGGLALAYVFLEEYDKALSFQEQSWQLTKQIGDRRLEALALSNWGYILWRSQKYAAAEQKFRTTLSLLDSLRSNLNDSDKVSIFDTQLHAFNLLQQIMIAQGKPEEALEIAEHGRARAFSELLSRRLKTSAGVKSEPKIESKIEQKIEQNGNIDLRALSSVNIADIRRIAQQQKAVLVEYSLISNPNFIGQGKLKGEYIKLYIWVVQPSGAIAFREVDLTKLNVSIIDLVSDIRSLFNDAGSVEQNPKDVLVKYAQLKQLHSILVQPIQDLLPKDAQTRIIFLPQSLLFLVPFAALIDPQNNFLVDNYMVQIAPAIQVLDFTHQIRHQLQQVNLKEMLIVGNPAMPSLGNPPVQLPTLRGAAKEAEAIAALLNTTFLTGKQATKVEVVAKMKSARFIHLATHGLLEEYRSGDIPGAIALAPSQIDGHNDDGFLTASEIITMHLNAEMVVLSACKTGQGLLTGDGVIGLSRSLIAAGVPSVVVSLWSVPDDPTALLMTMFYTKFQTIPNKAEALRQAMLVTKAKYPDPLNWAAFTLIGEAE, encoded by the coding sequence ATGACGAATCAAGGCTATGCGATCGCCATCTCTTTTCTAATTTGCTTGATGACACCAAGTACTTCCTTGGCAACAGGCATTAGTAATCCTGTTTTTCCATCGCAAGATGTGCGATCAACAGCCGATGAACTTGTCCAAACTGGTGTGCAGCAATTTCTCGACCAAAAGTTTGATCAAGCGATCGCTAGTTGGCAGCAAGCATTGCGGCTCTATCAACAACAACAAAATAGCAAGGGTGAACTCAATGTCCTTGAGATCATGGCAGAAGCTTCAAAAAGGCTCGGTAAGTACGAGCAAGCGATCGCCTACTTGCAGAAATCCTTAGACTTAGCGCAAAGCGTAGGAGATCGGCAAGCTGAAGCCAATGCCCTAGGCAATCTTGGCAATAACTATCGTGTTGTTGGTAATTATGTCAAAGCGATCGAACTACATAACCAAGGATTAGCAATTAGGAAAGAACTAGGCGATCGTCAAGGCGAAGGACAGGTTCTCGCAAGTCTGGGAAATATTTACTATGATCTTGGCAACTATGATAAAGCTGATGCTCTGTATCGGCAGAGCCTAAAAATCGCGCAATCAGTTGGGAATAATACGGGTGTAGTTCTCTTACTGAATAGTTTGGGATTAATTGCCGCAACTAGAGAAGAATATACAGAAGCGATCGACTATTACAAGCAAAGTTTGATGATCGCTCAGAAAATTGGTCTAAGGTCAGCCGTAGGGGAGGCACTCAATAATGTTGGTTCTGGATATCATGTTCAGAAAAAATATAAAGAAGCGATCGCCTATTATGAACAAGCCTTGGCAGTTGGGAAGGAAATTAAAAATCCACGTATTGAAGGCGCGGCAATTGGTGGATTGGCATTAGCCTATGTATTTTTGGAAGAATACGATAAGGCGTTATCTTTTCAAGAGCAAAGTTGGCAATTAACGAAACAAATCGGTGATCGGCGATTAGAAGCGCTCGCTTTGAGCAATTGGGGTTATATCCTTTGGCGATCGCAAAAATATGCGGCGGCAGAACAAAAATTTCGGACTACGCTGAGCTTATTAGACTCTCTCCGTTCTAATTTAAATGACAGTGACAAGGTTTCCATCTTTGACACCCAACTTCATGCCTTCAATCTACTTCAGCAAATTATGATCGCGCAGGGTAAACCCGAAGAAGCACTAGAAATTGCTGAACATGGACGCGCCCGTGCTTTTTCCGAGCTTCTTTCCCGTCGTCTCAAAACAAGTGCAGGAGTGAAATCTGAACCCAAAATAGAATCAAAAATAGAACAAAAAATAGAACAAAATGGCAATATCGATTTACGCGCTCTCTCATCAGTCAATATTGCAGATATTCGGCGTATTGCCCAACAACAAAAAGCTGTACTCGTAGAGTATTCACTCATTTCCAATCCTAACTTTATTGGGCAAGGGAAACTCAAGGGCGAATATATCAAACTCTATATCTGGGTAGTCCAACCTTCGGGGGCGATCGCTTTTAGGGAAGTCGATCTCACCAAATTAAACGTGTCAATAATTGATCTCGTCAGCGATATCCGTAGTTTGTTTAATGATGCTGGCTCAGTTGAGCAAAATCCTAAGGATGTTTTAGTTAAATACGCGCAACTCAAACAGCTACACTCCATTCTCGTTCAACCAATCCAAGACCTATTACCGAAAGATGCCCAGACACGAATAATTTTCTTACCGCAATCACTGCTGTTTTTAGTTCCCTTTGCTGCTTTGATTGATCCACAAAATAATTTTCTCGTTGATAACTACATGGTGCAAATTGCTCCTGCTATTCAGGTGCTAGACTTCACGCACCAAATTCGCCACCAGTTACAACAAGTTAATTTAAAGGAAATGCTAATTGTCGGTAATCCCGCGATGCCAAGTCTCGGCAATCCACCTGTCCAATTACCAACTTTGCGAGGGGCTGCCAAAGAAGCAGAGGCGATCGCTGCTTTACTTAATACGACCTTTTTAACAGGTAAGCAAGCCACGAAAGTAGAAGTTGTCGCAAAAATGAAATCGGCACGGTTTATTCATCTAGCAACCCACGGACTATTAGAGGAATATCGTAGTGGGGATATCCCCGGAGCGATCGCCCTTGCTCCTAGTCAAATAGATGGTCACAATGATGATGGTTTTCTCACGGCTAGCGAGATTATTACGATGCATCTGAATGCTGAAATGGTGGTACTAAGTGCCTGCAAAACTGGACAGGGGCTATTAACGGGTGATGGGGTAATCGGTCTATCGCGATCGCTAATTGCCGCAGGTGTACCTAGTGTGGTGGTATCGCTATGGTCAGTACCTGACGATCCAACTGCGCTACTAATGACTATGTTTTATACAAAATTTCAGACAATTCCTAACAAGGCGGAGGCTTTACGCCAAGCAATGCTTGTGACTAAAGCCAAATATCCCGATCCGCTTAATTGGGCTGCTTTTACATTAATTGGTGAAGCCGAATAG
- a CDS encoding cytochrome b6-f complex subunit PetN: protein MDILSFGWFSLLGMFTLSIAFVVWGRNGL, encoded by the coding sequence ATGGATATCTTGTCATTTGGCTGGTTCAGTTTATTAGGTATGTTCACATTGTCGATCGCTTTTGTTGTCTGGGGACGTAACGGACTATAA